A single Filimonas effusa DNA region contains:
- a CDS encoding OsmC family protein, with product MTSQIIYTGNLRTEAKHLQSGTVIETDAPVDNQGKGERFSPTDLVATALGSCILTTMGIKARDMEIDLEGTTIDVTKVMVADPRRIGTIKVVLHFPPGLQVSEKDKTILERTAHACPVAQSLHSSLVQEISFHWNN from the coding sequence ATGACTTCACAAATAATTTATACCGGGAATTTAAGAACAGAGGCAAAACACCTGCAGAGCGGAACAGTCATTGAAACCGATGCGCCTGTCGATAATCAAGGCAAGGGTGAACGATTTTCCCCTACCGACCTGGTAGCTACGGCGCTGGGCAGCTGCATATTAACCACTATGGGAATCAAGGCCCGGGATATGGAAATAGACCTTGAGGGCACTACAATAGATGTGACAAAAGTTATGGTAGCCGACCCGCGCAGGATAGGCACTATAAAGGTGGTATTACACTTCCCTCCCGGTTTGCAGGTAAGTGAAAAGGATAAAACCATACTTGAGCGTACTGCGCATGCCTGCCCGGTAGCTCAAAGTCTTCATTCTTCACTGGTACAGGAAATAAGCTTCCACTGGAACAACTAA
- a CDS encoding DUF2851 family protein — translation MLTYPLPIAFLREELLQFIWAHRYYNQVTLYSVQGDPLQVIAPGKWNKDQGPDFLNAQILIGGILWVGNVEIHIYTSDWYRHRHHCDRRYDNVILHVVWSHDKQPPGNAAHLAILELQPLVANMLLQHYAMLMHNAGELACSWQLPCLSPLAWLAFTERLAVERLCRKADEVLLSLQAAGNHWEEVCWWQLARSYGMKVNAGCFEQIARSLPVKLLIRHKHCIQQLEALLLGQANLLNDEFTDSYPQMLQREYRFLQHKYRLPVLKQRPAFLRLRPAAFPSLRLAQMAMLLHQKQHLFAFITETEDLASVITFFEATANDYWHYHYSFNDNTSFQPKKLGKAATAGIIINAVIPLLFAYGRYKQIPEIQQRAIDWLSQIPPEQNTITRKWVKAGISVHNATDTQALIELTGNYCNCRRCLNCAIGNKILRTSGAT, via the coding sequence ATGCTAACCTATCCCTTACCCATAGCCTTCCTCAGAGAAGAATTGCTGCAGTTCATCTGGGCGCACCGGTATTATAATCAGGTAACATTGTATTCCGTTCAGGGCGACCCCTTACAGGTGATAGCTCCCGGGAAATGGAATAAAGACCAGGGCCCCGATTTCCTTAACGCACAAATTCTGATAGGTGGTATTTTATGGGTGGGAAATGTAGAGATCCATATCTATACTTCCGATTGGTACAGGCATCGCCATCACTGCGATCGCAGATACGATAACGTCATCCTGCATGTGGTATGGTCGCACGATAAACAGCCTCCAGGCAACGCCGCACACCTGGCTATTCTCGAATTACAACCGTTGGTGGCAAATATGCTGCTCCAGCACTATGCCATGCTCATGCATAACGCAGGAGAACTGGCTTGTAGCTGGCAGTTACCCTGCTTGTCACCGCTTGCTTGGCTGGCCTTTACCGAAAGACTGGCAGTAGAACGCCTTTGCAGAAAGGCAGATGAAGTGCTGCTGTCCCTGCAGGCCGCCGGCAATCATTGGGAAGAAGTATGCTGGTGGCAACTCGCCCGGAGTTATGGTATGAAAGTAAATGCCGGCTGCTTCGAACAAATCGCCAGGTCATTACCTGTAAAACTGCTGATCCGGCATAAACACTGCATCCAGCAGCTCGAAGCGCTTTTATTGGGACAAGCCAACCTGCTCAACGATGAATTTACCGATAGCTATCCGCAAATGCTGCAGCGCGAATACCGCTTCCTGCAACATAAATACCGGCTGCCCGTTCTAAAACAACGGCCCGCATTTCTCAGGTTAAGGCCTGCCGCCTTCCCCTCGCTCAGGCTCGCACAAATGGCGATGCTGTTACACCAGAAACAACACCTCTTTGCCTTCATCACCGAAACAGAAGACCTGGCCTCGGTGATAACGTTTTTCGAGGCTACCGCCAACGACTATTGGCATTATCACTACAGCTTCAACGATAACACATCGTTCCAGCCTAAAAAACTGGGTAAGGCTGCCACAGCCGGCATTATCATAAATGCAGTGATACCATTGCTTTTTGCTTATGGCAGGTACAAACAGATACCGGAGATCCAGCAAAGGGCCATCGATTGGCTGTCACAGATCCCGCCCGAACAAAACACCATTACCCGCAAATGGGTAAAAGCAGGCATATCCGTTCATAACGCAACAGATACCCAGGCTTTGATCGAACTTACCGGCAACTACTGCAACTGCAGGCGCTGCCTCAATTGTGCAATAGGAAACAAAATACTAAGGACCAGCGGAGCCACTTAG
- a CDS encoding Maf family protein, with translation MQQLILASQSPRRKQLLEWAEIPFEIVVRETDEAYPEGMAIAEVPIHIARNKALAVKEYLQKNNLGKTGAPILAADTVVVLGNRIIGKPKDRQEAIAILKDLSGLVHEVITGVVLITPEKETSFYDVTRVEFYPLTPEEIAFYVDKYKPYDKAGAYAIQEWIGVIGIKSIDGDFYNVMGLPVSRVVRALTAPGNLA, from the coding sequence ATGCAACAATTGATTTTGGCTTCCCAGTCTCCAAGACGTAAACAATTACTGGAATGGGCAGAGATCCCGTTTGAAATAGTGGTCAGGGAAACAGATGAAGCTTACCCCGAAGGAATGGCAATAGCGGAAGTTCCCATCCACATCGCCCGCAATAAAGCTTTGGCAGTAAAAGAATACCTCCAAAAGAATAACCTCGGAAAAACAGGAGCGCCCATCCTTGCAGCCGATACTGTTGTCGTCCTCGGTAATCGCATCATCGGTAAACCAAAAGACCGCCAAGAAGCTATCGCTATCCTTAAAGACCTGTCAGGACTTGTACACGAAGTGATCACCGGTGTAGTGCTCATCACGCCCGAAAAAGAAACCAGCTTCTACGATGTAACACGTGTCGAATTTTACCCGCTTACTCCCGAAGAAATTGCTTTCTACGTCGATAAATACAAACCATATGATAAAGCCGGCGCTTATGCCATCCAGGAATGGATTGGTGTAATAGGTATAAAAAGTATCGATGGCGACTTTTATAACGTAATGGGCTTGCCGGTGAGCAGGGTAGTTCGTGCACTCACTGCTCCCGGTAACCTGGCCTGA
- a CDS encoding geranylgeranylglycerol-phosphate geranylgeranyltransferase, with protein sequence MRLITAFLRLVRWPNLLFIILTQVMFEYCVLQPIFRHAGIHNNIQGVYFLLICFSYVLMGAAGYIINDYFDLNIDLVNKPGKVIVAKIIKRRWVLVWHIILNFLAIACNIYVDLHTSSKIAGITSFVCVILLFFYSTTLKKKFLIGNVVVAAITAWSIIVLTWLEGSRFFQLYHRAANLDFEKIFRLTVLYTGFAFIISLIREVVKDMEDVEGDRRYGCKTMPIVWGTMATKVFVSVWFTVLIAVLIAIQFYVMHFGWWISIVYTVVLIITPLIKAFRLLFPARTPEDYHRLSSLIKLVMLTGILSMVFFLLYS encoded by the coding sequence ATGAGATTGATCACAGCCTTCCTTCGCCTGGTACGTTGGCCTAACCTGTTATTTATTATACTTACGCAGGTGATGTTCGAATATTGCGTACTGCAGCCAATCTTCAGGCATGCAGGTATCCATAACAACATCCAGGGCGTCTACTTCTTGCTGATCTGCTTTTCATACGTGCTCATGGGCGCTGCAGGGTATATCATCAACGACTATTTCGACCTCAATATCGATCTGGTGAATAAACCCGGTAAGGTCATCGTTGCAAAGATCATTAAACGGCGCTGGGTACTGGTATGGCATATCATACTTAACTTCCTGGCTATAGCTTGCAATATATACGTCGACCTTCATACCAGCAGTAAAATAGCAGGTATTACCTCCTTTGTTTGTGTTATCCTGCTGTTCTTTTATTCCACAACGCTAAAGAAAAAATTCCTCATCGGCAATGTAGTCGTGGCGGCAATCACCGCCTGGTCTATCATAGTACTTACCTGGCTCGAAGGCAGCCGCTTTTTCCAGCTTTATCACCGAGCAGCTAATCTCGATTTTGAAAAAATATTCAGGCTCACAGTGCTCTATACCGGCTTTGCTTTTATTATTTCTCTCATAAGAGAAGTCGTGAAAGATATGGAAGACGTGGAAGGTGATAGAAGATACGGATGTAAAACCATGCCTATCGTATGGGGTACCATGGCAACCAAAGTTTTTGTCTCGGTTTGGTTTACAGTCCTCATTGCTGTGCTCATTGCGATCCAGTTCTATGTCATGCATTTTGGATGGTGGATCAGCATTGTCTACACTGTTGTGCTCATTATAACGCCGCTCATCAAAGCATTCCGCTTGTTATTCCCGGCGCGCACTCCCGAAGATTACCATCGTCTTAGCTCACTTATCAAGCTGGTGATGCTCACAGGTATTCTTTCCATGGTCTTCTTTTTGCTGTATTCATGA
- a CDS encoding KdsC family phosphatase, whose product MNVLELFKPVTSFVFDIDGVLTDGMLLVMPGGAMVRRMNIKDGYALQLAIKKGYRVAVISGGDSPEVKERLHKLGVTEVFMKVENKLECLLQYMAAHGLQPQEVLFMGDDIPDYEAMLSVGLPCCPADAVTEIRGIARYISPFKGGEGCGRDVIEKTMKLRGDWMVDTRVKSQ is encoded by the coding sequence ATGAATGTACTTGAATTGTTCAAGCCTGTTACCAGCTTTGTTTTCGATATAGATGGCGTGCTTACCGATGGTATGTTACTGGTAATGCCAGGTGGAGCCATGGTCCGCCGCATGAATATTAAGGATGGCTATGCATTACAGCTGGCCATCAAAAAAGGATACCGCGTAGCCGTCATTTCCGGCGGCGACTCACCCGAAGTAAAGGAACGGCTCCATAAATTAGGCGTTACAGAGGTCTTCATGAAGGTGGAAAACAAATTGGAATGCCTCTTGCAGTATATGGCTGCCCACGGCCTGCAGCCACAGGAAGTCCTCTTTATGGGCGATGATATCCCCGATTACGAGGCCATGTTATCTGTTGGACTGCCTTGCTGCCCCGCCGATGCCGTAACAGAGATCAGGGGTATCGCACGTTATATCTCCCCGTTCAAAGGGGGAGAAGGTTGCGGCAGGGATGTCATCGAAAAAACAATGAAACTGCGTGGCGACTGGATGGTCGACACCAGGGTGAAATCGCAATAA
- a CDS encoding HmuY family protein, whose amino-acid sequence MLACSKSDDAPVDPFVPGQEVATGIYSAVNLAADTNATSGSDAAIMYFSLEQNKMVPASQQYTTNWDIAFGGIYNSSVYVNNGQSKPGFPGYGGPGKGRMFLVVDRKFDAQYYDTLKYIPNVLPIPGKLFDSALHVVKTVPVADDKFITSNLISLDHFQGAGDGWGYYDFYGSLFPGDAKKAHIVYSMPRTIIVKTTKGHYAKIVISSIYKDSPANPNRDNKPGYLTLKYAIQMDGSTNLDIK is encoded by the coding sequence ATGCTTGCATGCTCAAAATCTGATGACGCTCCGGTCGATCCGTTTGTACCGGGCCAGGAGGTCGCTACAGGCATTTATTCAGCCGTTAACCTCGCCGCAGATACCAATGCCACCTCTGGTTCAGATGCAGCGATCATGTATTTCAGCCTCGAACAAAATAAAATGGTACCCGCTTCCCAACAGTACACTACTAACTGGGACATCGCTTTCGGGGGCATTTATAATAGCTCCGTTTATGTAAATAACGGACAGTCCAAACCAGGATTCCCAGGCTATGGCGGCCCCGGAAAAGGACGTATGTTCCTGGTTGTAGATAGAAAATTTGATGCACAGTATTACGATACATTGAAATATATCCCTAATGTATTACCCATTCCTGGTAAACTCTTCGATAGCGCCTTGCATGTTGTTAAAACAGTGCCCGTCGCAGACGATAAATTCATTACCAGCAACCTCATAAGCCTCGATCATTTTCAGGGGGCAGGCGACGGATGGGGATACTACGATTTCTACGGCTCCTTGTTCCCCGGCGATGCTAAAAAAGCACACATCGTTTATTCTATGCCACGTACCATTATTGTAAAAACTACTAAAGGACACTATGCCAAAATAGTGATCAGCAGTATTTATAAAGATAGCCCCGCTAATCCTAACCGCGATAATAAACCTGGTTACCTGACATTGAAATATGCTATCCAGATGGATGGCAGCACAAACCTTGACATTAAATAA
- a CDS encoding Rossmann-like and DUF2520 domain-containing protein, which produces MQTKDRKVVLIGSGNVNTVLGKMILKAGHTVLQVVSRNLAHAHALAEELHATSTEYISVVNQDADIYIISVSDNALPAVARDLRLHKQQLVVHTTGAASINILAECSPRYGVLYPLQSLHKERTVLPLVPLLTDGVTGEVREYLAEFAASLSRISGTANDEQRMKLHIGAVLVSNFTNYLYTQADSYCKKEGIPFSYLQPIIEETALRLREEAPADVQTGPAARKDTITIEKHLQLLAGHPQLAQLYKKLSEAIMS; this is translated from the coding sequence GTGCAAACCAAAGATAGGAAGGTTGTTCTCATAGGATCAGGAAATGTAAATACTGTATTAGGCAAAATGATCCTCAAAGCCGGACATACAGTACTGCAGGTGGTAAGCCGTAACCTGGCGCATGCTCATGCACTGGCCGAAGAACTTCATGCTACTTCTACAGAATATATCTCCGTGGTGAATCAGGATGCAGATATCTATATTATCTCTGTCTCCGATAACGCCCTGCCTGCCGTAGCAAGAGATCTGCGCTTACATAAACAACAACTGGTTGTTCATACAACCGGTGCAGCCTCCATCAACATCCTGGCGGAATGCTCACCCCGCTACGGCGTTTTATATCCGTTGCAAAGCCTGCATAAAGAACGTACCGTGTTACCACTTGTTCCGCTGTTGACCGACGGCGTTACAGGAGAAGTAAGAGAATACCTGGCAGAATTCGCAGCTTCATTGTCGCGTATTTCCGGTACTGCTAACGATGAGCAACGTATGAAACTGCATATAGGGGCTGTACTGGTTTCTAATTTCACAAACTATCTCTACACCCAGGCCGATAGCTATTGCAAAAAAGAAGGTATACCTTTTTCTTACCTTCAGCCTATTATCGAAGAAACGGCCCTGCGGTTAAGAGAAGAAGCCCCCGCCGACGTTCAAACAGGACCCGCTGCCCGAAAGGATACCATAACTATCGAAAAACACTTGCAATTATTAGCCGGGCATCCCCAATTGGCGCAACTCTATAAAAAACTTTCCGAAGCCATCATGTCATAG
- a CDS encoding alpha/beta hydrolase translates to MKLAQRLVKGFYRTKFKTLGRISPEKAANAAYQLFCTPYSGKPKREIPAVFHKAQKQSFQLNGLQINGFEWIPLHKAPTCTILICHGFDSFSYRFEAYVEQLLKEGCRILAFDAPAHGISDGKRFNVLLYKQMLVEVAQKFGPFDGIMAHSVGALAVGLAMEELQHPDAKLVLIAPATETTRAVQQFFTMFPVDAKTHSAFLQLIENLGSKPLDWYSMTRIVPTLGNSMLWLHDEQDRICPFEDTASLRALNLPNVQFITTSGLGHSKIYREAAIQKHIIKFLVC, encoded by the coding sequence ATGAAGTTAGCACAAAGATTAGTAAAAGGCTTTTACAGAACTAAATTCAAGACGCTGGGCAGGATATCACCAGAAAAGGCGGCCAATGCTGCCTATCAATTGTTTTGCACTCCCTACAGCGGTAAACCCAAACGGGAGATACCGGCAGTATTTCATAAAGCGCAAAAGCAATCATTTCAATTAAACGGATTGCAAATCAACGGATTTGAATGGATTCCCCTTCATAAGGCGCCTACCTGTACCATTTTAATATGCCATGGATTTGACAGTTTCAGTTACCGTTTCGAGGCTTATGTGGAACAATTGCTAAAGGAGGGTTGCCGGATACTCGCGTTTGATGCACCTGCTCATGGTATTAGTGATGGCAAGCGCTTTAACGTGCTGTTATACAAGCAGATGCTGGTTGAAGTAGCGCAAAAATTCGGTCCTTTCGATGGCATTATGGCGCATTCGGTAGGTGCATTGGCTGTAGGGCTGGCTATGGAGGAATTGCAGCATCCGGATGCGAAGCTTGTTCTGATAGCGCCTGCTACGGAAACAACGCGGGCTGTGCAGCAGTTTTTCACGATGTTCCCGGTGGATGCAAAAACGCATTCCGCTTTTCTGCAACTTATTGAAAATCTGGGCAGTAAACCACTTGATTGGTATTCTATGACACGTATTGTTCCTACGTTAGGCAATAGCATGTTATGGCTGCATGATGAGCAGGACCGGATCTGTCCGTTTGAGGATACTGCATCCTTGCGGGCATTGAACCTTCCCAATGTGCAGTTTATTACTACGAGCGGGCTGGGGCATAGTAAAATATACAGGGAAGCGGCTATTCAAAAACATATCATCAAGTTCCTTGTCTGTTGA
- the topA gene encoding type I DNA topoisomerase, giving the protein MAKNLLIVESPAKAKTIEKILGEDFEVKSCYGHIRDLEKDDMGIDVNNNYHPRYMVPEDKEKVVKELKTLAKKSNEVWLASDEDREGESISWHLAEVLGLDPATTKRIVFHEITAPAIKKAVDTPRRINMDLVNAQQARRVLDRLVGFELSPVLWRKIGMQRSLSAGRVQSVAVRLIVEREREINQFTPESSYKVEALFAAKDINGKSVSFKADGPAKLNSQETAQQFLESCKGATYAVADVQVKPAKRTPAAPFTTSTLQQEASRKLGYGVAKTMLLAQKLYESGQITYMRTDSVNLSDTAMGDINNEINQSYGKQYYQSRRYKNKNESAQEAHEAIRPTYMNQHTVDDADTRRLYELIWKRTIASQMSDAEFEKTIAKISISTNKDQLTATGEVMKFDGFLKVYLEGKDEEDEEDTEGILPPLTVQQQLEFREMTATQKFTRPQPRYTEASLVKKLEELGIGRPSTYAPTISTIIKRNYVEKRDKEGVKRDVSILRLSKSGEVEKEVIQENTGAEKSKMFPTDLGMVVTDFLKQHFQKVMDYGFTARIEQEFDEIADGKLKWANMIDSFYKPFHSNIEVTLETAERAKGERELGIDAATGKKVIARMGRYGPMVQIGHADDEEKPRFAKLKSTQSIETISLDEAMELFKLPRNLGLFEGSEVTVNIGRFGPYAAHDKKFYSLNKEMDPYSVTLEEVAPMIEEKRKAKDERTIKVFEKEKIQVLRGPYGPYIKQGLRNYKLTKEQQEKAADLTIEEVKAIIEELKANPPKKVARKKKS; this is encoded by the coding sequence ATGGCAAAGAACCTTTTGATAGTCGAATCACCGGCAAAAGCGAAGACCATAGAGAAAATCCTGGGCGAAGATTTTGAGGTAAAAAGCTGTTATGGTCATATCCGCGACCTGGAGAAGGACGATATGGGTATAGACGTAAACAACAATTACCATCCGCGTTACATGGTTCCGGAGGACAAGGAAAAGGTGGTGAAAGAATTGAAGACACTTGCTAAGAAATCGAATGAGGTTTGGTTAGCATCGGATGAGGACCGTGAAGGGGAAAGTATCAGCTGGCACCTGGCGGAGGTGCTTGGCCTGGACCCTGCCACGACCAAAAGAATTGTGTTTCACGAGATTACCGCTCCTGCTATCAAGAAAGCAGTAGATACTCCCCGTCGTATCAATATGGACCTGGTGAATGCGCAGCAGGCGCGCCGGGTACTGGACCGGCTGGTGGGTTTTGAGCTGAGTCCTGTATTATGGCGTAAGATAGGCATGCAACGCAGCCTGAGCGCCGGCAGGGTTCAGAGTGTGGCAGTAAGGCTGATAGTAGAGAGGGAACGTGAAATCAACCAGTTTACGCCTGAAAGCAGTTATAAGGTAGAAGCTTTATTTGCAGCCAAAGATATCAACGGGAAGTCGGTTAGTTTTAAAGCTGACGGTCCTGCCAAACTCAACAGCCAGGAAACGGCTCAACAGTTCCTGGAAAGCTGTAAAGGCGCCACTTATGCGGTAGCAGATGTACAGGTGAAGCCTGCCAAGCGGACGCCTGCGGCTCCGTTCACCACTTCTACCCTTCAGCAGGAGGCTTCCCGTAAGCTAGGGTATGGTGTAGCCAAGACGATGCTGCTGGCTCAAAAGCTTTATGAAAGCGGTCAGATCACCTACATGCGTACGGACAGTGTTAACCTGAGTGACACTGCGATGGGCGATATCAACAACGAGATCAACCAATCGTATGGCAAACAGTATTATCAAAGCCGTCGTTATAAAAACAAGAATGAGAGTGCGCAGGAAGCGCACGAAGCCATCAGGCCAACTTATATGAACCAGCATACGGTTGACGATGCGGATACGCGGAGGCTGTATGAACTCATCTGGAAAAGGACGATCGCTTCTCAGATGAGCGATGCTGAGTTTGAAAAAACGATCGCCAAGATCAGCATTTCCACCAACAAGGATCAACTTACAGCTACCGGAGAGGTAATGAAGTTCGATGGCTTCCTGAAGGTATACCTGGAGGGAAAGGATGAAGAGGACGAGGAAGACACTGAAGGCATACTTCCGCCGCTTACTGTACAGCAGCAGCTGGAGTTCAGGGAGATGACCGCTACGCAGAAGTTTACCCGTCCGCAGCCTCGTTATACGGAAGCTTCGCTGGTAAAGAAACTCGAGGAACTGGGTATTGGCCGTCCTTCGACCTACGCTCCTACTATTTCTACCATTATCAAGCGGAATTATGTAGAAAAGCGTGATAAGGAAGGTGTTAAAAGAGATGTATCGATCCTTCGCCTGAGTAAGAGCGGTGAAGTAGAGAAAGAAGTTATACAAGAGAATACAGGCGCTGAGAAGTCGAAAATGTTCCCTACCGACCTGGGGATGGTGGTAACAGATTTCCTGAAGCAGCATTTCCAGAAGGTAATGGATTACGGCTTTACGGCGCGTATAGAACAGGAGTTCGATGAAATAGCTGATGGGAAGTTGAAGTGGGCGAACATGATCGATTCGTTCTACAAACCATTCCATTCGAATATCGAGGTAACGCTTGAAACTGCGGAACGCGCCAAAGGAGAAAGAGAATTAGGAATAGATGCGGCTACGGGCAAGAAAGTAATCGCGCGTATGGGCCGTTATGGTCCGATGGTGCAGATAGGCCATGCAGATGATGAGGAAAAGCCACGTTTTGCGAAATTAAAGTCGACCCAGAGCATAGAAACCATTAGCCTGGACGAGGCGATGGAGCTGTTTAAACTTCCGCGTAATCTTGGTTTGTTTGAAGGCAGCGAGGTTACTGTAAATATCGGCCGTTTTGGCCCCTATGCGGCTCATGACAAGAAGTTTTACTCCCTGAACAAGGAAATGGACCCTTATAGTGTAACGCTTGAGGAAGTGGCTCCTATGATCGAAGAGAAGCGTAAGGCCAAAGATGAGCGTACCATCAAGGTATTTGAAAAAGAAAAGATACAGGTTTTAAGGGGTCCGTATGGTCCTTATATCAAGCAGGGGCTGCGTAATTATAAATTAACGAAGGAGCAGCAGGAGAAGGCTGCGGACCTGACCATAGAGGAGGTAAAAGCGATCATTGAAGAATTGAAGGCCAATCCTCCGAAGAAAGTGGCCAGAAAGAAAAAATCGTAA
- a CDS encoding LOG family protein, translating to MKRITVFCGSNLGNDQIYEEQAYQLGKTLASLGIGVVYGGAKLGLMGMVANGAMENGGEVVGIMPEFLQKKEIAHTSLTKLILVETMHERKVRMHELSDGIIALPGGFGTLEEFFEMLTWAQLGLHKKPVALLNINGFYDPLITLIQSMVEKGFLKDVYQKMLIASDNIGDVLEGMENHEGPSVDKWITKRTT from the coding sequence ATGAAAAGAATTACAGTGTTCTGCGGGTCAAACCTGGGTAATGACCAAATTTACGAAGAGCAGGCTTATCAGCTGGGAAAAACCCTCGCATCCCTCGGCATTGGAGTGGTGTATGGAGGAGCTAAACTGGGACTTATGGGCATGGTTGCGAATGGCGCAATGGAAAATGGGGGAGAAGTGGTTGGCATCATGCCCGAATTTCTTCAGAAAAAAGAAATAGCGCACACAAGCCTTACCAAACTTATCCTGGTCGAAACCATGCACGAACGTAAAGTGAGAATGCATGAACTGTCCGACGGCATTATTGCACTGCCCGGAGGTTTTGGCACCCTGGAAGAGTTTTTCGAAATGCTGACATGGGCCCAGCTCGGACTGCACAAAAAACCGGTGGCATTACTCAACATCAACGGCTTCTACGATCCGCTTATCACCCTCATCCAGTCAATGGTAGAAAAAGGATTCTTAAAAGATGTCTACCAGAAAATGCTGATAGCCAGTGATAATATCGGCGACGTACTCGAAGGCATGGAAAACCACGAAGGCCCCTCCGTCGACAAATGGATCACTAAAAGAACTACCTGA
- the trhA gene encoding PAQR family membrane homeostasis protein TrhA produces MDTYTRKQEIVNGLTHGIGMIFGAAGIPVLLAMATAHHNIPGIIGAGIYGFCFLLLFTSSTIFHFSIEPSIRRLFKIFDHISIYFLIAGTYTPFLLVYLNNSFGMTMLFVLWGLTLLGIFFKARFTGRFEILSTIIYLLMGWMMVAGGKQFFEHMPDHVILFICIGAALYTIGVIFYIWDKYLYTHAVWHVFVLAAAICHYVAILMSM; encoded by the coding sequence ATGGACACCTATACACGCAAACAGGAAATTGTTAACGGTCTTACCCATGGCATAGGTATGATCTTTGGAGCAGCAGGCATACCGGTGTTGCTGGCCATGGCCACAGCCCATCACAATATTCCGGGGATTATAGGGGCGGGAATTTATGGTTTTTGTTTCCTGCTGTTATTTACAAGTTCCACGATCTTTCATTTTTCGATCGAGCCTTCTATCCGGCGGCTGTTCAAGATATTTGATCATATCAGTATTTATTTTCTTATTGCAGGTACTTACACGCCCTTCCTGCTTGTTTACCTTAACAACAGCTTTGGCATGACCATGTTGTTTGTGTTGTGGGGGCTGACGTTGCTGGGGATTTTTTTCAAGGCCCGGTTTACCGGCAGGTTTGAGATACTATCCACTATTATATACCTATTGATGGGGTGGATGATGGTGGCGGGCGGCAAGCAGTTTTTTGAGCATATGCCTGACCATGTTATTCTGTTCATTTGTATTGGTGCTGCTTTGTACACTATAGGCGTGATCTTTTATATATGGGACAAGTATTTGTATACGCATGCCGTATGGCATGTATTTGTGCTTGCGGCGGCTATATGCCATTATGTTGCGATACTGATGTCGATGTAG